The genomic segment CAGCGATTTTCTCCGGTCAGGGTCAATGCGCGACTGCGGCGTTTCTCGATGGCATCAAAGTTGATTTGCACCGGCTCGCTCTTCTTGTCGGACTTGGAAGCTTTCGTCGTGTCCTTTGCGCTCTTTGGAACAAACAAGCTGTCGAGCGAAGATTCAAAAAACTCAAGCGGCTCATCAGTGAGGTTGATCTTAAACGTCTCCGTCTGGTCGTAGAGTGTACCAGTAAAATAAACCATCTTGCCGTCGGCGGAAAACAACGGCCGGAAATTGTAGCCCGCAAATCGCGAGATGTTTTCTTTGCGACCGTCGATTGAAGCAACCGAGATATCGGATTCATATGTCGGTCCCACCATTGTATACGCCAGCCATTTTGAATCATGTGACCAGGCGAATTCCATCGTCTCCTCAAGAGAGAAATCGTGTAGGCCGCCCTCGATCCAGACTTCTTCCTTGCCTGTCGCAATCTCGTAGCGGATGATCTTGTCAGGTCCGCGATAGAACGCGAGGTACTTTCCATCGGGTGAAGGCAGGGGCTTCATCTCCGCTTCAGTGGAGTTGGTCAGCCGTTTCTCGACACCGGTAGCTGCGTCGGCAGAATAGATAGCATAGTCGCCTTCGCGGTCAGAGCAGTAGAAGAGAGTCTTCGAATCGCTCCCCCAGGCAACATGATGCTCTCGTGCCGGCGTGGTGGTGATGCGCCGCGCATCGACTGCATCTTCGGCGGGAAGTACAAACACTTCGCCGTGCATCACAACAGCAATCTTCTTATTGTCAGGCGAAACACTATACCACTGAATCGGATTGTCGAGCACCTTGCGACTTGCAAGATTGCCGCGCTCGTCGGTAGTGATTGTGATCGGCACCTGCGCTGTTTTTCCAGTAACCGGGTCGAGAGTCCAGATTTTGAATCCTTGTTCGAAGACAAGCAACGAGCCGCTCGGCGTAGAGTTGAGCCACTGTACTCCGTCGTCGGTGAAATCGGTCAGCTTGGCCACGTCGCCGCCATTCATCGGAACCTTGTATACTTGCGCCCAGCTGTTGTCGTAGTTGGCGACGAAGTAGACTTCGTTGCGTGATTGATTCACCACCGGCGAGATTTCATGGTTCGGGTGGTCGGTCAGGCGAATCGAAGTGAACTGCTTGTTGCTGCGGTCCTGCAAATAGATGTCGGTGTTGGCGGCAGTGCGCAAATCGCGTCGCCACCATCGTGAAATCCCTGAACCGTTTGAGAAGAGCATGTAGCGGCCGTCAGCGGAGATCTTGCCGTCGTATTCGCGTTCGAGATGATCGGTCGTCAACTTGATGGCCGTGCCGCCGTTGACCGAAGTCTTGAAGATGTCGCTTCTGCCGTCGCGTTCGGAATAGAACAACACACTATCGCTGTTGGGAAACCAACCCGAACCGAAATCGTCGGCGGTATGGAAAGTAACTTGTCTTGCTTCGCCGCCTGTTGCCGGCATGATGAAGACATCATAGTTATCAAAGCGTCGCGAGTTAAACATGATCCAATTGCCGTCGGGTGAATAGTGAGGTTGAATATCTTCCCGCACTGTGAATAGTCAAACGAGTCGCCGCACCACCCGAAGCAGGTACTGACCAAATATCACCGTGATAGGTAAATGCAATGGTCTTGCTGTCTGGCGAGAGCGCCGGATAGCGGGCGTACAAAACCTCGGCGGCAGACGACGACGTGCCGTGATTAATAAAACGACAGCTACAATGGAAACTCCGACGATGGCAATTAGTCTCATAGCGTGATACCCGACCGGTTAATGATGAGCGAATCAATCTTGTTCGAACAAACAAAGTAAGGATTGGGCCGCATTCTATCAAGAACGAATCTTGCCAATAAAAAACCCGGCTGATGACAGCCGGGTTTCACGTAAATCAATTTTCGAGAGATAGTCTACTTAATGTAGGCCTTCATCGTGAACATCAATGAATTCGCCTCGTTCTCTTCGATGCGGACATTGTTGATCAATTCGCTGATCGTGTCGCGTCTGAGAACTACAGCCATTTCGATGTTGTCAACCGGCTCGTACGCCAGACCGGCGGTGAGGAAACGAGCGTCGCCATCATCCTGCGCCAGCGGCGAGGTTGCGTTCTTGTTCTTGTCGACTCGTTCGTACTTGCCGAATACCGAAACGCGCGAGAGCCATTTCTCGGAAGTAGCAACGTAGAGGCGACCAAACACCGTGAAGCCGTTGGCTTCCGGGATAACATCGTCATCGGTGTTGTTGACGGCATCAATGTCGTCTTCGGTCATGAAATACTCTGAGTACAACGTGAGCCACTTGCGATACTTGATAATGAAACCAAGCTGCGTACGATCCATCGAAGTGTTTTCTGAGAAGCCAGGTACGCCACCGGTCATGTTCGGATAACCCATGTAATACTGTCCGAGAACAGCGACTTCACTCCAGTCGGCACTCTTCGGGAACGGATGAAATTCGCCGTAAAGAGCGAAGTTCTTGTACTTGTTGAGTTCAGTTTGAGTGTATCCGGCACCATTAAGAACCTGAACCGCCAATACGCCGAATCCACCGGGGCAATTGCCGATAAGGCTGGCGCCGAAGTCGGCTCTTGGCGGTAGCCAAGTTTTGCAACGAGACTTCGTCAACGTAGCGCAATCCCCATACTGATTCGACCTTATCCATCCACAGAAGTCCGTGCATACCGAAACCGGACGTTGGAATACGGCAGAACTTCGTTGATCTGGAAATATGCCGAACGCAAATGCGTATCCCAGCTATTGCTGGCGGAATATCCGGAATTGTTCGCCTCGATGATCAAATTCGCTGAGTACTTATCGCTAAAGGTATGGTCAACCGTCAGCCAACCGCGATGA from the bacterium genome contains:
- a CDS encoding PD40 domain-containing protein translates to MREDIQPHYSPDGNWIMFNSRRFDNYDVFIMPATGGEARQVTFHTADDFGSGWFPNSDSVLFYSERDGRSDIFKTSVNGGTAIKLTTDHLEREYDGKISADGRYMLFSNGSGISRWWRRDLRTAANTDIYLQDRSNKQFTSIRLTDHPNHEISPVVNQSRNEVYFVANYDNSWAQVYKVPMNGGDVAKLTDFTDDGVQWLNSTPSGSLLVFEQGFKIWTLDPVTGKTAQVPITITTDERGNLASRKVLDNPIQWYSVSPDNKKIAVVMHGEVFVLPAEDAVDARRITTTPAREHHVAWGSDSKTLFYCSDREGDYAIYSADAATGVEKRLTNSTEAEMKPLPSPDGKYLAFYRGPDKIIRYEIATGKEEVWIEGGLHDFSLEETMEFAWSHDSKWLAYTMVGPTYESDISVASIDGRKENISRFAGYNFRPLFSADGKMVYFTGTLYDQTETFKINLTDEPLEFFESSLDSLFVPKSAKDTTKASKSDKKSEPVQINFDAIEKRRSRALTLTGENRWPVLTSDGKKFYFVASLLGKSEIWSANSEGELELKQITTSGKAKSHLTLNAEGKRLYYLEDGKLKNFAISDGKSETVSFKAAMEIDDLANYRQKFFESWRMLKNYFYDSKFRGISWEATRAKYEPVLAHIRTAEEFRNLMLELMGELRGSHMDYVLEESKPAETINSGYTGIELDFGSVEYDNAFRIASVMPQSPAALAGVKAGEFINAINGQKVSRTEDFESCWPGKLANE